One region of Drosophila teissieri strain GT53w chromosome 2L, Prin_Dtei_1.1, whole genome shotgun sequence genomic DNA includes:
- the LOC122621544 gene encoding protein late bloomer isoform X2: MGCATTSVKITSIVLNAVLGFLAAGAIGWIAYNADTETEEFVIAAYIACSIILVFALLGIFAAIRESVVLTATSAVFLLILAIPQIVSTCLFLHEFDVKSGREMVEVAWQANNMDALQQKHECCGQSSAQDYIHLSQLIPPSCYADLQQTPDHLYLDGCIEKVQSFYESDKLRFIIVSWVLVAFELICLALAVFLAISFKNKQRRMEF; encoded by the exons TTTCTAGCTGCTGGGGCCATCGGCTGGATTGCTTACAACGCGGACACGGAGACGGAAGAATTCGTAATAGCTGCTTACATCGCGTGCTCAATCATCCTGGTTTTCGCTTTGTTGGGAATTTTTGCGGCCATCCGGGAGTCGGTGGTGCTGACAGCAACG AGTGCCGTCTTTCTGCTGATCCTGGCCATCCCGCAGATCGTGAGCACATGCCTGTTCCTCCATGAGTTCGACGTGAAGAGCGGCCGGGAGATGGTGGAGGTGGCATGGCAGGCAAACAACATGGATGCCTTGCAGCAGAAGCACGAGTGCTGCGGCCAGAGCAGCGCCCAGGACTACATCCACCTCAGCCAGCTGATCCCGCCCAGCTGCTACGCGGATCTGCAGCAGACCCCCGACCACCTCTATCTGGATGGGTGCATCGAAAAGGTGCAGAGCTTCTACGAAAGCGACAAGCTGCGCTTCATCATAGTGTCCTGGGTTCTAGTGGCCTTCGAG TTAATCTGCCTCGCCTTGGCCGTATTTCTGGCCATTAGTTTTAAGAACAAGCAGCGGCGGATGGAGTTCTAG